The Denticeps clupeoides chromosome 4, fDenClu1.1, whole genome shotgun sequence genome segment CGGTAAAAGCCAACTGCGAGCGTCACCTACGCAAGAAGCACATGAAGAACACTCGTAAAGAGATAGAGAAAAATATTGAGTATGTCACCTCCTCTGATACAAGTGGCATCATCAGTGCTGCTCCAGACCTCCTGGAGAACACCTGCTGTTACTGTGGTGAGGACTTGAAGAGCTACAGATCCCTCCAGATCCACCTGCGAATGCATAACGGCTGCCCACGTAAGCCCTACGAGTGTCGGCTGTGCGGAGCAACCTTCCTGGCCAAGAGGAACTGCATCCACCACCTGCTAAAACAGCATTCTGAGATCCCAGAAAAGGAGATTGAGGAGCACATTGTCACTCTGGCTCCTCTCGCTCAAACTGCTGTTCAAAGCAATCAGCCTGTCCCTTCTTCAAATGGGCTCCACCTTAGTGGAATTCCACAGCCTTTTAAAGAAGACTCCAGTCCTTGCAGTGTTGACACTGAGCAGGACCAGCCACTGGACTTCTCCAGCAAGACTCACATTAAACAAGAAGCTTCACCATCCACCTTGCCTTCAGCATATGATTGCCCAGTGGAGCCAATTGACCTGTCCATACCTAAGGGTCCAGAGAGGAAAAAGATGAAGAGTGAATTGGTTGACCCTGTCTCTGTCTTGTCTCTGTCTGCTGAGATCAAGAAAGAGCAGTCCTCCACCAGCGCGAATCAAGCAATGGAGAACTCCAGTCTCCATAATCTTCATCAAATGTCTTCTCCCCAGCTGAACAGTGGCCTGGCCAGACCTTCTGCAAAGCTGAAGCCACTTCTTCCCAAACCAAGTAGAGTGTCTAACTCTGTAGAACATGCCCCATTGGCTTCCATTGCTCAGATCATCTCATCAGTGACTGCACCCCAGGCACTCCTCAAAACAGGAAGGAAAACCAACAACCCTTGTACTGGGGACACTGATGCCTTAAATGACCAGAAATTTCCTATGCTGTCAATCAGTCCTGGTCCAACAGTCGAGGACTCTTCTACAGAAAGTTCCAGACGGAGGGGCAAGAAGAGGCCTGCTCAGGAGATTTGCGATAGTGCCTTAAACATTGACCTAGAATCCAGTGGGGAGTTTCCCAGTGTGGAGAGGATGCTTGCCACCACAGACACTAACAGGTTCAGTGCATATCTTCAACCAAGCCAAGTGGACCCAGCGCCAGAGGAGGTGGAGAGGCAGACCTTCagtgaggaggagaaggaagggAAAGAGGACAAACCGAAGACCCGACCTCAGAACAAAGGGAAAAAGAATGCCTATTCCAACTCTGTGCAGAAGATGACCTGCCCCTACTGTCCACGTGTGTTTCCATGGGCTAGTTCACTGCAGAggcacatgctcacacacacaggttagtAATAGCAGTTATAggaagcggttaaggaagtgaccccgcaatctgaaggttgccggttcgattcccgatccgccaaggtgccactgaggtgccactgagcaaatgcaccgtccccacacactgctcttcatctgctcaccaagggtgatgggttaaaagcagaggactgatttcgttatgtgcaccatgtgctgtgctgcagtgtttcacaatgacaaccacttcactttcactttctataATAAAGTCTGTTATTTTTTGGACTTCTATAATAATTATATCTCATACATTTAAATCCGCTTTTCTATCTCTATGATTTTCTTGCTCACCATTATTTCGATTAAATTTGTAGGTCAGAAACCATATCCTTGTTCCAAGTGTGATGCATTCTTCTCTACAAAGTCCAACTGTGAACGCCACCTGCTACGCAAGCATGGTGTGGCCAATCGTGTGCTACAGCAGAATGGGCCACAGCCAAAAAACAAAGCAGACGACAGGTCGCAAGGAAGTGCAGGTACCACTACACAAAAAATACTAGTCCATCAATTCTCTTCTCGTTGTATTGAGGTCAGGATGAGTCAGTGTGTTCTAGAGCAGTGTGTCAAGTGTGATCTAGAGCAGGGGCTCAACCTTTTCCACTTAATGacttaattaatgttaattaaatgtattatattaataGCTGTTGTTCATGTTTCACATGAGGTTTAAGACATCTAATTTTCATCATATAttgatttaatgtttaaaaacgttttttttgtaTATCCCCCAGTTGTGTGAAAAGTAGAATGACCTGAACAAATCTGCCATTGCAGTCTATACTATATTTATAttccatatttacatattatgtGACAAGGACATCTACACAGCTATCCGCTGAGGAGGTGACAATGTTGGTTCTTGAGCTGGTACTATACAGTCGAAACGGGACAAAAAGTGATCAAGTTTCTCTCTAAAACACTGTGACACTATGATGCTTAAtttctgatgtgttttttttcagagaGCAATTCGGACACTGAACCTGGTATAACTGCTAGTGCTAGCGATGTGGAGATTAACCCTCAGGATCCTAAAGACAGTGCCAACACCCAGGAGCTGGTTACAGGGTGTCAGCCAGAACCAGTTACCACAGAGACTCCTGAGAGGCACGCTGAACCTGAGAATTCACAACCTAACAACAGTGAAATGGAGAACATGGACATCAACAATGATGACAGCTCTCAGTGCAATGAAAGCTTGGAGCAGAACCTCACCAGCAACCCTGTTGACACCGAGCCTTCAGCAgccgagcagcagcagcttccagTGGCCTTGTGCAGCACTGTTAACCCTGAGAGCAACTCACCCGACGAGTTCCAGCACACTTGCACCACATGCAAAAAGAGCTTCCGTCAGGCTGCCATCCTCACTCGTCACATGAAGGTCCACCTCCAAGAGGCTCAGGCAGAAGATTCAGGAAGGAAGAACAGAGGGCAGTACAGACAATCACCCGGCACCCTACCCAAAACCTGCGCAGAGCTGGAGAGTGGTGCTTCAGAGAAGGAGTTTGATGGAAGCAGCGTGGAGACCTCAGGAGCTGAGGAGGAAGACAGGGACAAGGACAGGGAGGACAGGAGCGATGAGGAGGAGTCAAAGAGTGCAGACGGTGAGAATGGGGTGGAACCTGGAGGAAAGGCTGACAAGAGGAAGAAAATCTGCAGCGTTTGCAGCAAACGCTTTTGGAGCCTACAGGATCTCACCAGACACATTCGTTCACACACTGGTGAGTTCACAAATGAACACGACCACGACATCGAATCTTGAATCAAGGtagcaccccacacactgctcccgggtgcctttcatggctgcacactgctcactgaggtgatgagttagatgcagaggacacatttctttgtgtgcaccatgtgctgtgcttcctgTGCGTCACAATAACGATCACTTCAAGTAAATAagcaacagtaataataataatgcatccCAATAATCTGTGTATCTAATCTGTTTTACTTTTGCTTTTAGGTGAGAGACCCTATAAATGCCAAACTTGTGAGCGAACCTTTACCCTGAAACACAGCTTGGTGAGACACCAGCGCATCCACCAAAAGCCCCATGACAGCAAAGGCAATgaggctgaggaggaggaggaggaagatgatgaggGGAGTGAGCCCATGCCCAAGGACGAGACAGGGCCTGATCCGGCGGAGACCGCCCAGTGCCCGTCAGGCAGCGAGAGCGAGTCGGCTGTGGTGGGTGGTTCTAACCCCATTTCagacaatgaaaatgaaagctCAGAAGTTAACCACACCAGCAGTGGCGAGGTGGAAGATGGAGACCCAGAGCAGGAGAAAGGCGACGCGGAGGGCAAGGACTCCGATGAAGAGTTGAAAACAGATGCCATTTTCTCAGAATGTCCACCGGTCAGCGCAGACAGAACCTCAGAGGATCACGGTGACGGGGTGGAAGAGGCTCAGTCGGAACCAGGACCTGTCGAGTGACCCAGCTAGGCTGGGGTGCTATTGTCATGCAATCAAGAAAAATACTTAAAGAAGATCATCAGAACAGTGCCTTAGAACATTTTCTAAAACATTAGCTCATTTTTCATTAACTGGATgttttttaaagactttttataAATCTGATTATATTTTGAAAAGAGAGAAATCATCAATAGTTTATATCATAATatggaaaatatggaaaaaaaattctatgtaTGCATTTAAGATGTATattcacaatatatattttggttATTAGTATTATTGAAATATGAGGTTTGAATGAGAATGTTGGTGAGAGATTtcattttcatgatttttttccaaCTTTAAGCAAGAGATTGAAGAAGCTAAAATGCAATGAAGCTGCCTTCTTAGATCAATTATCAAAATATGCTGATTACTTATAAATCACTGTCATTCTTGGGCAATATTTGcctgttttgtacatttttgttgagccacacacacacacacacacacacacacatatttttttttgggactGTGCCCCCTGGTGGCGTGGAATGTCATGCTGAACAGACCCtccacatttgtgtgtgtgagagagagagagaattcagAGCATGTCCAATGACAGTGTGTATTTGACCACAAGTAGTATTTTGTTACTGTGTGAATTGAATTGCACTGTACGTGTTGCTCATTTGCGTTTGCTCGCACACTGTTATGTATGTCCGGCTGTCCCGTTGCCTCTTACTTCCTTCATACTACAGTCATTAATGTGAGAGCAACCTCAGCAGCTAGCTCAAGATCCTCTTGTTGTTGCTTTTCGTTGACAATGGTGTATTGAGTGTGGGGTGTTATTCTGTACCAGCCATGTTGGTGCTCTTCTTCTAAAGTGTAACATCCAGCAGTGTACTGCATTTTGGAAATAAGACTATGCTTTACTCTGATCGATAGGGCTACAGCTGAAGTAAGGAGAGCAGATGTCAGAACAAAGAAGCTTGATGAAAGTGCCTGTTTAGAAAAGCACGCCtgtattttccttttcttttccaggTAGTAGTTGCAATAGAAACCAGATGACACTGAACGCTGTGTGTCCCCTGTGCATTTGCTCATATGTAGATAATTTAAAAGTACAcactgaatttgaatttttattatgtatttatttggagAAACAATTGTGTGGTCAAAGCAATACTGAGAAGCCATGAGACATCGATTTAATGCTGCTAAGCAGGGTTTGAAAGAGTAAATCTCACAAATGGCATGAACTGGGATTCTTGATTAGGAGTAATTGCAATTATTTCTCAAGGCATGGTATACTGTAGGCCTTAATGTGtatcatttatgtatttttgtttagttgtgtgttttctttttactctAATGCTTGGAATGAGTGGGTggatcttaattttttttttttgcatgtttatgaTTTGATTTGTTTATATCTGTATTCTTTCTCAGGGGCTTTATCAGAATATGCATCCTTTATATCCATCATTGTGTGGGGCAAAATCATTTATCTTTAGTACATTGAGAAAAGCAATCACTACAATACACGTGCACTTGACTGTGAATATGTTTAGGAAATGTTGCCAATGAATTCATCTCAATATTGTCAATATTGCCTCTATTTTGAGACAGGTGGCTAACCTGCTTTTGGCTTGGTTTCGTATAGTCCTTTCTTGTTCTCATTGTTTTCAAGTTATATGTATCATGTTTTCAATgctgaaaaaaatcatttaaacaataaaattacACTAAGTATGAGTTGAAAATTGAGAGTTTATGTTTATGAGAATATTGTGGGGAAATGTCATTTGAACGTTCATTTATGCTATGTTCATTACATGTAACAATTTATGTTGGTTATTTTGTCTGTGGTAATATTAGAATCTAACAGTCATTTACAACTTCGAGTCATGTCTATAGTGTGGGGAGAAAAGTGTTAACTACAAACAGTGGTTTTAGCTATGAGCAACATGGGCGGCTGCCATGGGTGGCATCGTGATGGGGACAGCGTCAGGGGCATCAGCAATCAGCAAGGGCACCTGCACCCATGCTGCCTTGACCTCAAGCTTCATGATTgattattgtcagtacaacagtacatttacatttcagaccAGAGCACATACTAGGGTGTGAAGGCACCCTAAATGTTCACCTTCCTAGagtatatttacagcatttatcagacgcccttgtccagagcaatttacaataagtagttacagggacagtcccccctggagcaacttagggttaagtgtcttgctcagggacacaattggtagtaagtgggatttgaacctgggtcttctggtttataggcatgtgtattacccactaggctactaccaccctttacaGTATaaagtatacacagtataccgtgtattgaaataatgtttcacacagaccccccccccatagtgcaatcataaaagaaaaatgtatatacaaactaaactatactaactaaaagtaaaacttaaatactgtacaggttatctctataagagaaaagttaaacttttgtacaatgaacaggtcgaactggacaacatcatgtaagatgcttgtaagtggataagttgaatatttcaaacaggacacacaagacaagacaaacatgtgcaaaatatgtaggaatgtgcaaaaagaaaagagatgtgcaaaatgagttgagtAGTGCAGAAAAAATGACCTCATGATTGCATGGCCACCAATCGGTTTTCTATCCCGTTTTTGGTGAGTGAGGGCGCCTGCTGCTTTAGGGGGCTGCAGGAGATTATCTGACTGGCTGGAACagcatctaataaccagctcacaaaataaaacttgacactgaagtagctccttattcgaatgatcagttccaccttaaattctGCCCAGCCGGCTGCAGTATCCATATTCCGCCTGTAGGGGGTGTAAGTCGGCGCggcttacagccaggaaatctttttcagaaataaagaacgttttaaatgtgtatatggCGTTcatctctgtgcccactcaacaccctgaactattagaaatggtatcaagtgttacctgtctggcccaacactgtttttaCTGAAATATCTCACATGGTaactgtgcattggattgatgaatgacattcttttataaaaaaaaagtttaaaaagctCAGAGCTACTGAAAACTCGCTAGTtaagggtaaaataggatgtgtagatATATCAACTAATATCTTtccaaaacatgttttactgtaaaattgtCCTGTGCACATAGATTTGATGAATGATGGATATGGCCCTGCTtactgctgctgggctgaagtctcacacCTGCCAATAGGGGAGGGGTTCACCCAGGTACCCTATaaccagaagtgggacaaagtcattgcttttcaagtcacaagtaagtctcaagtctttgccctcaagtcccaagtcaagtgccaagtcaagacaggcaagtatcgagtcaagtccaaagtcaagactgataagtctcaagtcaagtcctaagtcctgcagtttgagtttcgagtcctttcaaggcttttcaaccgcagaataataatatattttcaccgatcatgtatgcttttaaaatctgaacttattaaaacaagtgcaattgaaacaagtgcaataaatagtgctgacattgcactattaacttcatttttaacatttttttaacatattttgtaagaatattcttcattttaaaccactgctttacagaataaatgcatctgaaaaaacaagtgcaactgtaattatttgaacaaaaagtgctaacattgtatttccatgacatattgcatttcgaTTAGTTCCACAACAGCTTGTCCCGTCCTGTACTACATGTTCACATGTGAGAAacataacaaatacatgaacataacaatGAACAGGGCTGTGCTTTTTATATGTCAGAGCTCTTTGCCGCATTGCATTTGCAAAAGACTAAATTGGCCAAAAGTCTGTCAGACATTTGTGCACGATGGGGTTGTAGTATGATGCCACCATGGCTGAAAACTCGCTCCACTGGAGCACTGGAGGCAGGCACTGCCAAAACTCTGATGGCCACTTGGAACAGTGAAGGAAGAGTTTTCATGTTCAATGCCCAGAACAAAAGGGCGTTCTGTCCTTCAGATATGTCAAGGTAGTGATTTAGCTGCAGAGATGGAGTAGTCCCAAGATCCTTCTTCTGCCTCTTATGGTATGCAGCAAACAgcccttctccttctctgaGGTCCTCTTGCTCTTCTTCATCAACAAAAGGCACAGACTGCTCAGTCTCTGCAGCATCTTGCAGGATCAATTCTggcaaaacatgcaaaaacaatAGGAGAAACAATAGAGTCCTTAGACTGAAATACTACAGAACACTTATTGTTCAATTAGATCAGATTATGAGGGAAAAAGTTACATTAGACTCTGTAACATTTACCTTTAACTCCTTGTGCCACCTCTGCCTTGACATCACGATTGACCAGGACATGGGGCTCCACCCACAACAGAGAAAAGGCTGGATCCAAGGCAGCTGCTTTGAGGTAGACTGGATCTGAAAAGGGAGCAGTGACCACATCTTGTGTCCTGGCCATTTTCACGTTGATGAAGATTCCAAGAAATCTTCTGTTCAGGAATTCCTGGAGACTTCTGACCAGACTGCTCAGGAAACAGCCTTGGGGCTTCAGCTTCTCTAGGTGGTGGTTGAGGGACAAGACAGATGGAACAACAGCACTGATTGTGATGACCTTCTCTCCCTGTGTCAAATCAGTTGCTTCTCCAAATGGCTTCAAGATGTCCACGAACTCCTTCAACAGATTCCACTCCCTTGCTGTGAATGACAACTCCCTGTGCCCAGCCTTTTCTAAAAAGGCACAGAGCTTTAGATGATTGCACTGGAGAACCGCCTTCACTTGCCTCAGAGTTGAGTTCCATCTTGTGTTGACTGCAGCAGGGATGCTTTTCTGTTTCCCAAATTCTGCATCAAACACATCTTTGAATGTTGTGCTTGTGTGCAGCAGTGAGCTGAGTTTTGATAACTTTGAAAGAGAAGGAGATaccatttttgtttctttcaaaccatctcccaccaccagcTGAAGAGTGTGTGCAAAACACTGCAAGCGCAGTTTCTTTGCCATAGCAACATCTACTGTTTGCTGATCTTCCAGGGTTAAGTCACACCAGAGCTCAGGGTCATCAAGATGATCtccatcatcgtcatcatcttgTTCACTGGGGAAGCACACAGTAAATGCTTTTCGCATGTTAGCAGCATTATCACTAATAATGTAGTCGAGTTTATCTTTAATATTGTATTCATCACATATCGACTCAAATTGGTCACAGATTCTTTCAGCTGTGTGTGAGCCTTTGAAGCGCTCACAGGCCAAGAGATTGGACTTTAGCTGTatcctctctgcctctttctttaTCCAGTGCACAGTGACACCCAGGAATCCCCTCATCTTTCGGTCAGACCAAATGTCCACAGTGACTGAAACATGGTCAGTGTTGCTCAATTGAGATTTTAATTTTGAACGTCTCTCTTCAGCAAGGTTCTGCGTTTTTGATGTCAGTGTTCTGCAACACACTGGGTTGTACTTGCTGTCAAGTACTGTCAGAAAGTGCCTAAAACTTTTGTTTTCCACAATAGACAGGGGCAAGTTGCAATCAATAATCAGGTCGGAGAGTATTGCATTGGTGATAGCTTTCTGCTGTGGATGACTCATGCTGTAATGCCTGACACGATTGTCCAGGAATTGTGAGATTGAAGGCTGTCGTGGTTCATTTGTGATCCTTTTGTTCAACTGGTATTCTTCAAATCTGTAAGAGGTAAGCATATTAAACAGATGTCAGAAAATCCCTTATAGCCACAAATTAATTGTATTCAAACTACTttttattagaggtgggcatagattaattttctaaatctagattaatctcactgtaatcttggaattaatctagattaatctcaagatatttaaattaatctagattaatctatagcaatctaaattaatctacattaatctagattctagtggatctagattaatctagattaaattgctcatttgaattctgccaaaggcattcagaatatgtgtgctacccaaataatgactaaaagtaagtctttgagaacgacacgtgatgtggtaatttctagagctgtgcgattcatgactcacccgggttaattgcccggatcctttaaatgactcatgagccacgaatctgaggtctccattgaaccgaatccttcgagtcctaactacaccatgtctaaattgtaaactccatgagtccggttgtagaggaagttaaccgccaggagcgataatccgctctctgatccgggtgcgtactGAGTGACTCACTCGAGTGACTcacggatcagtttagtgagtgactcagagggagccgaatcctaaaaaggatccgagtattacagctctagtaatttcacagttcgaagactcgttctcgccccctacagtgcaggtatacatccgctaggtatacatccgcgctgggtatacaaaataaaaaataaaggtctttaggaaataagaaactgaaagacacaagaaagaagaaatatacttataaatctagcgtaaccatttaactccggcacaatagcttgcgtagtgtagacccagctcccaacccaactttgtgaatagattaacggcgatattttcattcacgcagcacgttaacgccgataacggcccaccactactttttattaatattaataatatcaatCTTAACGTTGTGTTATGACTtgtatgtactgtatgtctttgtaggtggctaaaatacacgttaCTGCTAACTGCCGTCTACTGTGTATGATACTGTACATtgactaatgttatgtataagtacctcatccaaccaggtttaaaaaatcactttaataagtgaacgaattaagggagtgaactTGCAGTGGAGTTTACAGCCTCAttgatttaactacacagcaaagaaaagttatcaaataagcgttagcagaacttaccgttctttgtgcaacttcaaatgtcgaacgaagttggaagttgttgcatctccgtctgtaatcttcgacccgcatgttttgcatactgctattcgttttttgttgaccacctcgtagtttttatatccgaacgaaactatctttggtatcattttgtctaactggcgcgttatttgagagttccactgcattggctgtcctgtaatttgattggacgGATGCTGTTGGatcaaaacaacgtggatctaatttgattggatgtcttgccgacagcaaattgaaagatacagagcgttcggtaataacatacgttttaatctttgggttttctgggaaacagcaagtcttgtcaagtcaaacggctcaagtccaagtgaagtcacgagtcaatgatgttaaagtccaagtcgagttgcaagtctctttacattttgtcaagtcgagtcttAAGTCATCAAATTCatgactcgagtccaagtcatgtaactcgagtccacacctctgccTATAACTATAACACTCGTCGGCGTGACTGTGACGAGACCGATCCCGCTGTTTAAATGTGACCGCAGCCCAgcagtgtggaaaaaaaaacgcgtTTTGGGCGGTCCCGTCTCAGCTTCTGTACGCACGTGACCGGAAGTGCACACGCCGACTTGTGTTGTGGCTCGGCACGCACGTGTTGGTTTTAATCCTCCGATATCGGCATGTCCGAGCCTCAGATCGTTCCAGGGCAGTTTGATGATGCGGAGGACAGGTGTGTGAAGTGTGATcagcacttctttttttttatctactatagatgtgtattttgtgtggttggtctgtgactttttttttttttggtggcgtTTAATGTGAAGTCTGCCTGTTTCACGCAGCGAGCCTACGACCAGCCCACAGACAGATCAGACATGCGCGGTGGAGACCGAAGTGAAGCAAATCAATTTGGACGCTGGATCATACGACAAGAGCGATGAAGAGCAGGagtatgatgatgatgatgatgatgacgaggaggaggacTGGGACTGGGTTGCGACCGGAGGGTGTAGTGACTTCACCAAGCGATACGCTGCGTCACGAACCGGGAGCACCCATCAGGTATGATCATGAGACGTCCGCTCCGTTATATCATGGAAAGAAATGTTAGAACGTGGAATGGATTGAAGTTCAGTTGTCCTGCAGATGAGTTTTTCCCTATCACGCTATCGTCAGCAGAGGTTGTACTGTGTTAAAATTTAAAGTATATGACTGTGGTTCATGGTCCAGGTGACGCATTCTTTTAAATTTTATCTTGCCAGGCAAATCCACAGAATCCAAGCAGCAAATCACTGAA includes the following:
- the rreb1b gene encoding ras-responsive element-binding protein 1 isoform X2, which codes for MDGSSAEEKCAPDTAGAAVTEAMVQSNGAGKDLQALSRKMQNETQEDAKVVSMESEKKGDVEEFRVKEEDEGQDLTPINSMMSTVMNAGQINGGMNSVSSTTPTKSPSKSPSVNRTGRRNQEVKEDRSTFICPLCDKNCMTQHQLTMHIRQHNTDSGNTDHACSICGKSLSSASSLDRHMLVHSGERPYKCRVCGQTFTTNGNMHRHMKIHDKEPSSALTASPPSPSKRRRNSAKRKLSIDEDLDQDSQIPTKKVMKEGEIDVVVGKSEEELLHCPICFKTFICKYGLESHMETHPDNTLKCNICCITFRNHRGLLRHNSVIHKQLPTDPSGQPFIQSNPSVPLGFSDLAFIDFSCQKFPQIAQVWCETNLRRCSSKFHRFVCEVCNKAFPLQVSLDLHTATHKSRDEDDSLTAGSDATSDGHKDTTNDKGGDKSHKDTEIAENGKKMGFMESLGLQHNSQIKAVQSDEEIQQAILDSIRVIRVEPSASHLPQEASCSLSLPILEPFTIQGLSQCNTLSFLSLQPVQRGFVISPESGLMVRHISNQAELADIQQIVKMATSVASKIPPLAKAPDHLQQMDTKQMSSLKSKPPVTPRSTVGTSTPPPLVMNAQQASPGCTSPNLPPPTSHLLRTRKQSSSSSSSSSSSPPPNNQGYNWENKQTVTTVTPYDISSDITKCEDTGKERKKSPAKAEYPCRFCTQVFSFPAGLQAHMRHHLGTSPYQCSICSYAAPDKATLIRHLRTHSGERPYVCRLCHYPFTVKANCERHLRKKHMKNTRKEIEKNIEYVTSSDTSGIISAAPDLLENTCCYCGEDLKSYRSLQIHLRMHNGCPRKPYECRLCGATFLAKRNCIHHLLKQHSEIPEKEIEEHIVTLAPLAQTAVQSNQPVPSSNGLHLSGIPQPFKEDSSPCSVDTEQDQPLDFSSKTHIKQEASPSTLPSAYDCPVEPIDLSIPKGPERKKMKSELVDPVSVLSLSAEIKKEQSSTSANQAMENSSLHNLHQMSSPQLNSGLARPSAKLKPLLPKPSRVSNSVEHAPLASIAQIISSVTAPQALLKTGRKTNNPCTGDTDALNDQKFPMLSISPGPTVEDSSTESSRRRGKKRPAQEICDSALNIDLESSGEFPSVERMLATTDTNRFSAYLQPSQVDPAPEEVERQTFSEEEKEGKEDKPKTRPQNKGKKNAYSNSVQKMTCPYCPRVFPWASSLQRHMLTHTGQKPYPCSKCDAFFSTKSNCERHLLRKHGVANRVLQQNGPQPKNKADDRSQGSAESNSDTEPGITASASDVEINPQDPKDSANTQELVTGCQPEPVTTETPERHAEPENSQPNNSEMENMDINNDDSSQCNESLEQNLTSNPVDTEPSAAEQQQLPVALCSTVNPESNSPDEFQHTCTTCKKSFRQAAILTRHMKVHLQEAQAEDSGRKNRGQYRQSPGTLPKTCAELESGASEKEFDGSSVETSGAEEEDRDKDREDRSDEEESKSADGENGVEPGGKADKRKKICSVCSKRFWSLQDLTRHIRSHTGERPYKCQTCERTFTLKHSLVRHQRIHQKPHDSKGNEAEEEEEEDDEGSEPMPKDETGPDPAETAQCPSGSESESAVVGGSNPISDNENESSEVNHTSSGEVEDGDPEQEKGDAEGKDSDEELKTDAIFSECPPVSADRTSEDHGDGVEEAQSEPGPVE
- the rreb1b gene encoding ras-responsive element-binding protein 1 isoform X1; its protein translation is MSWFAPPPAPGSADMDGSSAEEKCAPDTAGAAVTEAMVQSNGAGKDLQALSRKMQNETQEDAKVVSMESEKKGDVEEFRVKEEDEGQDLTPINSMMSTVMNAGQINGGMNSVSSTTPTKSPSKSPSVNRTGRRNQEVKEDRSTFICPLCDKNCMTQHQLTMHIRQHNTDSGNTDHACSICGKSLSSASSLDRHMLVHSGERPYKCRVCGQTFTTNGNMHRHMKIHDKEPSSALTASPPSPSKRRRNSAKRKLSIDEDLDQDSQIPTKKVMKEGEIDVVVGKSEEELLHCPICFKTFICKYGLESHMETHPDNTLKCNICCITFRNHRGLLRHNSVIHKQLPTDPSGQPFIQSNPSVPLGFSDLAFIDFSCQKFPQIAQVWCETNLRRCSSKFHRFVCEVCNKAFPLQVSLDLHTATHKSRDEDDSLTAGSDATSDGHKDTTNDKGGDKSHKDTEIAENGKKMGFMESLGLQHNSQIKAVQSDEEIQQAILDSIRVIRVEPSASHLPQEASCSLSLPILEPFTIQGLSQCNTLSFLSLQPVQRGFVISPESGLMVRHISNQAELADIQQIVKMATSVASKIPPLAKAPDHLQQMDTKQMSSLKSKPPVTPRSTVGTSTPPPLVMNAQQASPGCTSPNLPPPTSHLLRTRKQSSSSSSSSSSSPPPNNQGYNWENKQTVTTVTPYDISSDITKCEDTGKERKKSPAKAEYPCRFCTQVFSFPAGLQAHMRHHLGTSPYQCSICSYAAPDKATLIRHLRTHSGERPYVCRLCHYPFTVKANCERHLRKKHMKNTRKEIEKNIEYVTSSDTSGIISAAPDLLENTCCYCGEDLKSYRSLQIHLRMHNGCPRKPYECRLCGATFLAKRNCIHHLLKQHSEIPEKEIEEHIVTLAPLAQTAVQSNQPVPSSNGLHLSGIPQPFKEDSSPCSVDTEQDQPLDFSSKTHIKQEASPSTLPSAYDCPVEPIDLSIPKGPERKKMKSELVDPVSVLSLSAEIKKEQSSTSANQAMENSSLHNLHQMSSPQLNSGLARPSAKLKPLLPKPSRVSNSVEHAPLASIAQIISSVTAPQALLKTGRKTNNPCTGDTDALNDQKFPMLSISPGPTVEDSSTESSRRRGKKRPAQEICDSALNIDLESSGEFPSVERMLATTDTNRFSAYLQPSQVDPAPEEVERQTFSEEEKEGKEDKPKTRPQNKGKKNAYSNSVQKMTCPYCPRVFPWASSLQRHMLTHTGQKPYPCSKCDAFFSTKSNCERHLLRKHGVANRVLQQNGPQPKNKADDRSQGSAESNSDTEPGITASASDVEINPQDPKDSANTQELVTGCQPEPVTTETPERHAEPENSQPNNSEMENMDINNDDSSQCNESLEQNLTSNPVDTEPSAAEQQQLPVALCSTVNPESNSPDEFQHTCTTCKKSFRQAAILTRHMKVHLQEAQAEDSGRKNRGQYRQSPGTLPKTCAELESGASEKEFDGSSVETSGAEEEDRDKDREDRSDEEESKSADGENGVEPGGKADKRKKICSVCSKRFWSLQDLTRHIRSHTGERPYKCQTCERTFTLKHSLVRHQRIHQKPHDSKGNEAEEEEEEDDEGSEPMPKDETGPDPAETAQCPSGSESESAVVGGSNPISDNENESSEVNHTSSGEVEDGDPEQEKGDAEGKDSDEELKTDAIFSECPPVSADRTSEDHGDGVEEAQSEPGPVE